The Rhizobium rosettiformans genomic sequence GTCGATGGGCAGAACGAACTTCGCATCGAAGCTCTGGTGGACCGCCTCGACATGAGCGCTAGGGAGACCCATGGCTGCAAGATAGGCGCGCCCGTAATGCCTCCAGATGAGCCCGAAGGAGCTGTAGGGCTGTCCATCGTCGCGAAGCGGTGCGCCGCGCTGATGATGGTCGAAGATCTGCGCTTCGGCATCATAGGCGCCGCCGACATCATAGATGATCCGGTCGGATGCCGGAGTGATCCAGTCCGGCGCGCGACTGCGCACGATCGTCGCATCGGGATAGAGCCGTGTCAGGATCACGCTCGACAAGAGTTCGTCGGCATGGAAGCCACCACTATGGGTGACGAGATGGGTAATGCTCATGCCGGTTTAGCCCTCTGGATGGCGTCGCGATCGATGCCATCAGATAGCGGCTGGGGCCGGTCAACTCAACTGGCAATCGTCAATTGAGGGTGCGGACCATGCCTGGGCTGTCGAGGGAAAAGGCAGGTATTTCGACGTCGAAGGTCTCTCCGTCGTCGGTTTCCATCCGGTAGGTGCCATACATCATGCCCGAGGGCGTATCGAGCGGGCAGCCGGAAGAATATTCGTAAGTGTCGCCGGGATCGAGGCGCGGCTGCTCGCCCACTACGCCCGGGCCGCTCACCTCATCCACCTGACCGTTCTGGTCGGTGATGTGCCAGTAGCGATGGGTCAACCGCACAGGTTTGCCCGAGTGATTGGATATCACGATCCGGTAACCCCAGACATAGCGACTGTCATCGGGGTCCGACTGTTCCTCGAGATAGTAAGGTTCGACCAGAACCTCTATGTCCCGTGTC encodes the following:
- the apaG gene encoding Co2+/Mg2+ efflux protein ApaG, translating into MYRALTRDIEVLVEPYYLEEQSDPDDSRYVWGYRIVISNHSGKPVRLTHRYWHITDQNGQVDEVSGPGVVGEQPRLDPGDTYEYSSGCPLDTPSGMMYGTYRMETDDGETFDVEIPAFSLDSPGMVRTLN